CTGCAGAGTTTTTAGCAAAACATGATTACCAGTTAATTGTAACGACTATTTTTGAGTGGCAAGATGAACAACAAGTCTATTATGATTTTATCAGCAGTGGGTTAGTCGATGGTGTTTTTATTGTGCGTACTCGTCATCAAGATCCGCGCATTGCTATGTTAAAAAAACATCACTTTCCCTATGTTTGTTTTGGGTTTGATGCTAATTTTACGAATGACAGTTTTGTTGATGTGGATAATACACAAGCTTTTTATGACCTGACTCAACGTCAAATAATGCAGGGACACACTCACATTGCTTTTCTTGATGCACCACTTGAGTTGACCTTTTCACTGGCGCGGAAACGAGGATATTTACAAGCCATGCATGAAGCACATTTAACGATTGATCCACGTTGGTTATTAAATGGTGAGCTGAATGAACATGATGCAATGAAAATGACGCAAGAGATTATGTCTTTAGTTCAGCGTCCTACCTGTATTTTATGCGCAGACGATACGATGGCGTTAGGTGCGATTGCAGCGTGTGAAGCATTAAGTTACCAAGTGGGTATTGATATTGCCATTGCAGGTTATGGGGATTATGAGTATAGCGGTTATACCAAACCATCGATAACTACAGTTAAATACGATACTCGATTGGTTGGTGAAGGAATGTCGAAATTAATGTTAAATAAAATTGAAGACAAACAATTCGAAGTCAACAACTGGTATGAAGCAATGATTGTTATTAGACAATCAGATACCTACCTCTTAACGAATAAAATATGATTTATCTTTTATAAGTATAAGTATAAGTAAAAATAACTTCTACTTGTAAAAAGTTGATGTTTTTATGTCAATAATACTCCATTATATTTAGTATTCTTTTCAGCATATTTTATTACCTGCAATCACAGCCATAAACAATATAAGCCCCCTTTACTGTACTAAAATTACCTATTTATATTAACTTTTAATTCAAACTAGGCTACTTTGTTGTATGATATTTATACTTTTTTTTAATATTTTTAGTTTTAAATCAAAATAAACATATTGTTGGTGAATGTCATCTATTAGTAAAACGCTATATTTATACTAATAATCAAAGAGGTGGGCATGAATGAAATGAAAAATATTAACACCGTTAATGCACAATTTCTTTTCTCTAGGTATATTAAACACTTCATTATTTCACTGACGTTAATCTGCTTTGCTTCTCTGTTACTTACCTGGTCATTGCAGTTTATTGGTAAAGATATCACTTGGTTTGTGTTTTATCCGGCGGTTATCCTCGCAACACTTTATGGTGGTATTTCTGCTGGTTTTATCACAACCTTACTGACACCTTTTACGCTCTTTTTTGTTTGGCCCTTAATTTCAACACATCCCTTATTCAATAGTGTTTTAGACATTATAGAAATGTCCTTATTTATTCTTATTTGTAGTTATATTTCTTATCTACATGGTTTATTACAACGTAATAAAACACAGTTAAAGCAATCTGAATTAGCTTATCAAGCAGAACAGCAGGAAAACCAATTTATGACTAAATTAGTTAATTCTATGCCTAATATGATTGGTTATTGGGATAAAGAACTAAATTGTCAATTCGCCAATAAAGCTTTTAGTGAATGGCATACTCAAGATCCTAAAGATCTTATTGGGCTCTCTTTTAAAGAGTTAGCTGGAGAAGAGCTTTATCGCTTGAATGAGCCTTATATTAACAATGTTTTGGCGGGTAAAGCTCAGCGCTTTGAACGTACACTGAAAAAAACAGATGGAAGTACAGGCGCTATTCTCGCGCAATATGTTCCTCATTTCGATAGTGATGGCTCAGTGAAAGGTTTTGCGATTCAGTCTAGTGAGGTAACTGAATTAAAAGAAACAGAAGCGCAGTTAAAATTGGCAACTTGTGTTTTTGATAGCACAGTTGATGGGGTTTTAATTACAGATGTTAATGGGATTATTTTATCTGTTAACCCTGCTTTCATTGATATCACAGGTTACTCTGCTAAAGAAGCAATTGGATTAACACCTCATATCCTTAAGTCCTATCGTCAAAATAAAGATTTTTATATTTCTTTATGGGCTGAATTAAAAGAGCAGGAAAAATGGTCAGGAGAAATATGGAATCGCCGAAAGAGTGGTGATCTTTTTTTAGTACAAATGAATATTAGTATAGTGAAAGATATAAATGGTAAAACCATAAGGTATGTTTCAGTATTCAGGGATATCACTGATCATTGGCATAAAGATGAGAATTTAAAACATTTAGCTTTTTACGATGCATTAACAGATTTACCTAATAGAACGTTGTTAATGGAGCGTTTAGGCCAAAAAATTCTTAGCTGTCAACGTAGGCAGAATAAACTTGCCGTTATGTTTTTGGATTTAGATGGATTTAAATTAATTAATGATACATTTGGCCATAATATTGGTGATGAATTACTGAGAGTAATTTCTACTAGATTATTAGTACTAGTAAGAGAATCTGATATTGTGGCGCGTTTAGGTGGAGATGAATTTATTTTTGTGGTTGATAATTCGATACAAGAAAAGGAAGTATTAGATCTTGCAGAACGTATTATAAACGCCATTAAAGAACCCCTTGAAATCAATGGAAATCTATTACAAGTTGGAGCTTCAGTCGGTATCGCAATATTTCCTGATGATGCTATTACTGCTACTGAATTAATTGAAAAGGCAGATTGTGCAATGTACAAATCAAAAGCACCGGATCAAAACGCTATCCATTTTTATGAACCTAATTCTTAAGGCATTCGCTAATTATGTGTTCGAATCTATAAAATTCATTAAATCGTCATATTCATTTTGTACTTTGAGATAATAAAATAACTGATCTTAAGGTTTAACATGTTAAAAAATAAAACTGGTTTAATGAGTGTTCTTTCTGTTGTGGCTCTGTTTAGCTCTGTTAATAGTGCAATCGCAACAGAAATGGATACGATCTTAGAGACATTTCCTAAGCAGGGTTCTGAATTACCTTATTCAGTATTACGTGCTGATTTAAAAGATGCAAAAACACAATTACCTTTTGATATTCGTAATGGTGGTTATGGTTCAGCGATGACTGCACACCCTACTCAAGCTAATCAATTTTATGCATTAACAGACCGCGGTCCTAATGCTAATCATCAAGGTCAATACGGTAAAGGTAAGAGCTTTCCTGTTGCTGATTACACTCCTCGTATTGGTCTATTTGAAGTTAAAGCTAACGGTAAGATTGTCCAACTAAAAGATATCCTATTAAAACGTCCCGATGGCAGCCTTATTTCAGGTTTGCCTAATAGCTCTGCATTGGGAGGAACAGGTGAAACGCCTTACCATGCCGATGGAAAGCCAGTATTAGTCAATGATCAATTACCGTATAACGCGACAACAAATCCCATTAAATTAGATGATTATGGTTTAGATGGCGAAGGCTTAGTCGCTTTAAAAGATGGTTCATTTTGGGTAAGTGATGAATACGGCCCACATATTGTTCACTTTGATGCTAATGGCATCGAAATAGATCGTATCAATGCCTTTAAAGATGACAGCCGTACCTCATTACATTTACCTGCCGTCTATCAGCATCGTCGTGCTAATCGCGGTATGGAAGGACTCGCCATTACACCTGATGAAAAGATGCTGGTGGGTATCATGCAATCTACCTTAAAGAACCCTGATAAAGCGGCACAAAAAGGCGATCTTACGCGCATCGTTAGTCTCAATTTAAGTAATGGACAAACTGAGCAATATTTATATCGCCAAGAGAAACTTGAAAATGCTAACTCTGAGATCGCTGCGTTAACCGCAGATAAATTCTTAGTGATTGAGCGAGATGGTAGTTTCCTGCTTGGTGGTCCTAAAAAGGCCAACCCTAAT
Above is a genomic segment from Psychromonas sp. L1A2 containing:
- a CDS encoding diguanylate cyclase domain-containing protein gives rise to the protein MNEMKNINTVNAQFLFSRYIKHFIISLTLICFASLLLTWSLQFIGKDITWFVFYPAVILATLYGGISAGFITTLLTPFTLFFVWPLISTHPLFNSVLDIIEMSLFILICSYISYLHGLLQRNKTQLKQSELAYQAEQQENQFMTKLVNSMPNMIGYWDKELNCQFANKAFSEWHTQDPKDLIGLSFKELAGEELYRLNEPYINNVLAGKAQRFERTLKKTDGSTGAILAQYVPHFDSDGSVKGFAIQSSEVTELKETEAQLKLATCVFDSTVDGVLITDVNGIILSVNPAFIDITGYSAKEAIGLTPHILKSYRQNKDFYISLWAELKEQEKWSGEIWNRRKSGDLFLVQMNISIVKDINGKTIRYVSVFRDITDHWHKDENLKHLAFYDALTDLPNRTLLMERLGQKILSCQRRQNKLAVMFLDLDGFKLINDTFGHNIGDELLRVISTRLLVLVRESDIVARLGGDEFIFVVDNSIQEKEVLDLAERIINAIKEPLEINGNLLQVGASVGIAIFPDDAITATELIEKADCAMYKSKAPDQNAIHFYEPNS
- a CDS encoding esterase-like activity of phytase family protein codes for the protein MLKNKTGLMSVLSVVALFSSVNSAIATEMDTILETFPKQGSELPYSVLRADLKDAKTQLPFDIRNGGYGSAMTAHPTQANQFYALTDRGPNANHQGQYGKGKSFPVADYTPRIGLFEVKANGKIVQLKDILLKRPDGSLISGLPNSSALGGTGETPYHADGKPVLVNDQLPYNATTNPIKLDDYGLDGEGLVALKDGSFWVSDEYGPHIVHFDANGIEIDRINAFKDDSRTSLHLPAVYQHRRANRGMEGLAITPDEKMLVGIMQSTLKNPDKAAQKGDLTRIVSLNLSNGQTEQYLYRQEKLENANSEIAALTADKFLVIERDGSFLLGGPKKANPNAQKQVYRVDLSSGTALSKVSLSSSITKDESHGLLIDGLTLEQYAQKHGWDALAEKGIKPVTKKLVIDMVKEIAYAHDKMEGLWIIDDQHLGVLNDDDFATWSTDGKLEQKYLDKNTVDANRLYIIKKNLLGE
- a CDS encoding LacI family DNA-binding transcriptional regulator encodes the protein MSIKKLAAHLGLSKSTVSRALNGYTDVNEQTREKVLKAAQEIGYRANPTAKRLASGKSRNIGIILPAHSRTFVSSAFSKVLAAAAEFLAKHDYQLIVTTIFEWQDEQQVYYDFISSGLVDGVFIVRTRHQDPRIAMLKKHHFPYVCFGFDANFTNDSFVDVDNTQAFYDLTQRQIMQGHTHIAFLDAPLELTFSLARKRGYLQAMHEAHLTIDPRWLLNGELNEHDAMKMTQEIMSLVQRPTCILCADDTMALGAIAACEALSYQVGIDIAIAGYGDYEYSGYTKPSITTVKYDTRLVGEGMSKLMLNKIEDKQFEVNNWYEAMIVIRQSDTYLLTNKI